From the genome of Nasonia vitripennis strain AsymCx chromosome 1, Nvit_psr_1.1, whole genome shotgun sequence, one region includes:
- the LOC100117058 gene encoding ADP,ATP carrier protein 2, whose translation MSGLADPVAFAKDFIAGGVAAAISKTAVAPIERVKLLLQVQHISKQIAEDKRYKGMVDCFVRIPKEQGFLSFWRGNFANVIRYFPTQALNFAFKDKYKQVFLGGVDKNTQFGRYFLGNLASGGAAGATSLCFVYPLDFARTRLAADVGKAGGEREFTGLGNCLSKIFKADGLGGLYRGFGVSVQGIIIYRAAYFGFYDTARGMLPDPKKTPFLVSWGIAQCVTTVAGIVSYPFDTVRRRMMMQSGRAKADILYKSTAHCWATIAKTEGSGAFFKGAFSNVLRGTGGALVLVLYDEIKNLL comes from the exons ATGTCTGGTCTCGCGGATCCCGTGGCGTTTGCCAAGGACTTCATCGCTGGTGGTGTCGCCGCCGCAATCTCCAAGACCGCTGTAGCGCCGATCGAGCGTGTCAAATTGTTGCTCCAGGTCCAGCACATCTCCAAGCAGATCGCCGAGGACAAGCGCTACAAGG gtATGGTCGATTGCTTCGTGCGAATCCCAAAAGAGCAGGGTTTCCTCAGCTTCTGGCGTGGTAACTTCGCCAACGTCATCCGTTACTTCCCCACACAGGCGTTGAACTTCGCCTTCAAAGACAAGTACAAGCAGGTCTTCTTGGGAGGTGTCGACAAGAACACCCAGTTCGGACGTTACTTCCTTGGTAACCTCGCCTCTGGTGGTGCCGCCGGAGCCACGTCTCTGTGCTTCGTCTACCCACTCGACTTCGCCAGAACCAG GTTGGCTGCCGATGTCGGTAAAGCCGGTGGAGAGCGTGAGTTCACGGGTCTTGGCAACTGCTTGTCCAAGATCTTCAAGGCTGACGGTCTTGGAGGACTGTACCGAGGATTCGGTGTATCCGTCCAGGGTATCATTATCTACCGTGCCGCGTACTTCGGCTTCTACGACACCGCTCGTGGCATGCTTCCCGACCCCAAGAAGACTCCATTCCTCGTCTCCTGGGGTATCGCGCAG TGCGTCACCACCGTCGCCGGTATCGTCTCCTATCCCTTCGACACCGTACGTAGGCGTATGATGATGCAGTCCGGTCGTGCCAAGGCCGACATCCTGTACAAGAGCACCGCTCACTGCTGGGCCACGATCGCCAAGACCGAGGGTAGCGGCGCCTTCTTCAAGGGAGCCTTCTCCAACGTTCTCCGTGGTACTGGTGGTGCCCTCGTACTCGTACTCTACGACGAGATCAAGAACCTTCTCTAA